tctggagttggagaggtctgcccactggaagctgaacTGAAAGACTTGAATCTTATGGTAAACACTTAACTAACAATAAGGTGTAACatggaacataaaaaaaaaggtaaaacagtTCATGTCGTTGCTCCTCGTTTCTCTGCACTCCTGGGACAAAGGATGATGTTCTCTCCGGGTCCCAGGAGTGTGATATTGAAGGAGTCGCCTGCGGCTTGGCCTGCATGGATATCCCCAGCGCCCGCAGAAATGGTTCGGCGTCATGCAGCGAGGAGAGACTAAGGGTGGTTCCCTCTTTGGTCACCGTTAGGGATCTGGGCAGTGTCCATTTGTAGTCGATGTTAGCATCACGCACTTGGCTGGTTACTTGGCTCAAGGACCTGTGCCATactagagtgttctgtgtcaagTCCTGGTAGAAGATTAGAAGGGATGACTCGAAGGTGAGTGGGGTCTTGCCCCGGACTGCAGTGAGAAGCCGTATTTTGTCCGTTGCCAAGTGGCACCTTATGATGACATCCTTAGAAGCAGCGGGGGGTACTTGTCTAGGCTTGCGGATGCAAAAGAAGCCGTCCAGCACAAGTTTTTTTTGCTTGGACAGGTGGTAGGAGTGTCTGAGGCAGTGGGGCAGTTCGGTAGAGTCAATATTTTTCAGGGATCTCCTGCACTTTTATGTTAGCATTCCTGTTGCGGTCCTCTGCCACATCTACCCTTGTAGTGAGGGTGGACTGGGAGGCTTACAGTTGGTGAACATGTTCCTTTAGCCCATTTACCTCTTGTTGCAAGTCCAGAATATCCTCCTCAGAGGCCTGAGTGTGTGTGGGCACCGCCTGCATTTTGGTCTTGAGCAAGTAAAGATCCGCGGCATGCATTTGTCTCATCTCCTGTAGCAGGTCAGCAATGTCCTGTTTAGTGGCCGGGGTGTGCTTGTCTCTGTTTACTGTTGTGGTTGGTAGTGCAAGGGAGGACTCCGGCAGATCTACGGATTGCTCCTCTGCATCTTGTGAGTCCATGTCATGGTTCTTGGGCGCCATCAGTCGCTGGAACAGGGCACCTATGTTTTGTGTATCCCTGCTTGTATTCGGGGGAGGCATGTGGGACATTCTTCCCATATTGTGAGTGTCAAGTGCGGCGGGGCCGTTCAGCAATTGGGTGCCGATTGGCATCCTTTGCGACGTTATCTCCAGCGTGAGCTTCGTGGCGGGAAACTCAAGGTAGGCCACAGTTCTCCGTTGGGTCTTCTTACACATTTGCGGGAACAGAAAGGCATCAGCCTGTTGTGTGTCCACGACGGGTGCCCAGTTGGCAGCTGTAACCGTCGATGGCACTGTGGGGCCGTAGATTGGTTTAGATTATTCGCCGTTTGGCAGGAGCTCTGCAGGATTGCAGCCATTCAGTTCAAGTGCTAGACTGCGCCCCTCGCCCCACATTTATTtgtatgttatcatatcccctctgaggcccCATTTTTCTAacctaaagagatttacatttgttaaccttttattaaatttgtagccagcctctgcactttttctagtgctataatatccttccttagaacagatgcccaaaattgtacagcatattcaaggtgtgctcgatttataaagagtcaaaatgatattctcatcccgagaattgaaaccttactggccttagcaactgcagattgacatcgTATTGCTGATATGACTGATGTTAGTTATGGTGATGGAGAAGAAACGTTACAGATTGTTGGAATTATTGGTTCTAATAAAGACAGATGTCAGACAGGACTAGTACAGGAGGCATATTTAATGTCTACATTACCTTTCATGTGCACATGTATATCTACTGCTTCCAGGAAGAAGAATTTCTTATCCTATGAAGATGGAAAATGAGAAAAGTACCTTGTTATACGTCTGAAAAAATAATATAGATAAAAAGAATCGAGAAAAACATCAATACAGCAAAGCCCCCCACTACCCCAGGGTATTACTACAGAACAACCCCCACTCCCCCCGGGTATTACTACAGCTCAGCCCCCCACTCCCCCCGGGTATTACTACAGAACAACCCCCACTCCCCCCGGGTATTACTACAGAACAACCCCCACTCCCCCAGGGTATTACTATACTACAGAACAACCCCCACTCCCCCCGGGTATTACTACAGAACAATGCCCACTCCCCCAGGGTATTACTacagaatagcccccccccccactcccccaggGTATTACTACAGCACAGCCCCTCACTCCCCCAGGGTATTACTACAGAACAATCCCCACTCCCCCAGGGTATTACTACAGAACAACCCCCACTCCCCCCGGGTATTACTACAGAAAAAAACCCACTCCCCCCGGGTATTACTACAGCACAGTCCCCCACTCCCCCCGGGTATTACTACAGAACAACCCCCACTCCCCCAGGGTATTACTATAGCACAGCCCCCCACTCCCCCAGAGTATTAATACAGAACAATCCCCACTCCCCCCGGGTATTACTACAGAAgagcccccccactccccccgggTATTACTACAGAACAACCCCCACTCCACCAGGGTATTACTACAGAACAACCCCCACTCCCCCAGGGTATTACTACAGAACAATCCCCACTCCCCCAGGGTATTACTACAGAAGAGCCCCCACTCCCCCAGGGTATTACTACAGAACAACCCCCACTCCCCCAGGGTATTACTACAGAACAGCCCCCCACTCCACCAGGGTATTACTACAGAACAACCCCCACTCCCCCCGGCTATTACTACAgaacaaccccccctcccccagtgtgtTACTACAGAACAATGCCCACTCCCCCACGGAACAACCCCCACTCCCCCCAGGTATTACTACAGAACAGCCCCCCACTCCCCCCGGGTATTACTAAAGAAGAGCCCCCCACTCCCCCTGGGTATAACTACAGAACAACCCCCACTCCCCCCAGGGATTACTACAGAGCTGTCCCCACTCCCCCAGGGTATTACTACAGCACAGCCCCGCGCTCCCCATAGGTATTACTACAGAACAGCCCCCCACTCACCCAGGGGATTACTACAGAACAATCCCCACTCCCCCAGGGTATTACTACAGAACAACCCCCACTCCCCCTGGGTATTACTACAGAAAAAACCCCACTCCCCCCGGGTATTACTACAGCACAGTCCCCCACTCCCCCCGGGTATTACTACAGAACAACCCCCACTCCCCCAGGGTATTactacagcacagccccccactCCCCCAGGGTATTAATACAGAACAATCCCCACTCCCCCGGGTATTACTACAGAAgagccccccccactccccccgggTATTACTACAGAACAACCCCCACTCCCCCAGGGTATTACTACAGAACAACCCCCACTCCCCCAGGGTATTACTACAGAACAATCCCCACTCCCCCAGGGTATTACTACAGAAGAGCCCCCACTCCCCCAGGGTATTACTACAGAACAACCCCCACTCCCCCAGGGTATTACTACAGAACAGCCCCCCACTCCACCAGGGTATTACTACAGAACAACCCCCACTCCCCCCCGCTATTACTACAgaacaaccccccctcccccagtgtgtTATTACAGAACAATGCCCACTCCCCCACGGAACAACCCCCACTCCCCCCAAGGTATTGCTACAGAACAGCCCCCCACTCCCCCCGGGTATTACTAAAGAAGAGCCCCCCACTCCCCCTGGGTATAACTACAGAACAACCCCCACTCCCCCCAGGGATTACTACAGAGCTGTCCCCACTCCCCCAGGGTATTACTACAGCACAGCCCCGCGCTCCCCATAGGTATTACTACATAACAGCCCCCCACTCCCCCAGGGTATTACTACAGCACAGCCCCGTGCTCCTCGTAGGTATTACTACATAACAGCCCCCCACTCCCCCATGGTATTACTACAGAACAGCCCCCCACTCCCCCAGGGTATTACTACAGAACAACCCCCCACACCTCCCGGGTATTACTACAGAACAGCCCCCACTCCCCCCGGGTATTACTACAGAACAGCCCCCCACTCCCCCCGCGTGTTACTATAAAACAACTCCCACTCCTCCCTGGGTATTAATTCAGCATAGCCCCCATTCTCCCCCCGGTATTACTACCACACTGCCTCCTACTCCACTATGGGCATTACTACAGAACGAACCCCCACAGCAGTGTGTATTCTGTCAGACCATACATGGCGTCACTGTAAGTAGAGAGTCACCTGAAACAGTAAGTATCCTCTCCATCATCATAGCATACAGAGGATATACATAGTGCCTCCACCCATAACATCTTGTCCCGAGCAGTGTGAGCTCACCTTTGTGAATGTCAGAGTGAGCTGGAGATTGGGAATGTAGAGCGTCACATTGACGTGGTCTTCTGAGCAGTATCCTGAAACATTTGTAGCTGGTGGTGGTGGGATCTGAATCTGGAATAAAAGATACAGACTATGGAGCAATATGTACATCCTACTAACCGTTAGCGTGGACGTTTTAATCACCTACTATTAGGGTTTATATTTTTAACTAGTAAACATAGATCATAACAAGTAACCATATGATAAGATACAGTATGCCATCAGTTTCAGGTTAGCCACAGTTTTCAGTCTTATAATTCAGGCAACTTTTTGATTATTGTATCAGCTCTGGATAAGTTTTTTGTGCTATTTTTCTGTTTCTTAGAATATAGTCATTGATTCTATCGCTGTACGGTAGTTCTGGCCTCTCATTAGCTCGCTGATTGGGGATGTATTTGTTTTTAGAGTGTGCATGTTGGTGGTAGAGTAAGACATATCATGACTTCCCACTGgccaattttaatatttttcagggTGTCTATAATTTCCTGTACACATTCTCCTGCCCATTGCTTGTTGAAGATAGGATTGGTTAACCCAACCGGTTCGCACATTGACTatgataatatttattatatatgtctTCATCAATCTATTCAATGTCCTCGGTGATGAGCAAATCATATCTGTGATGAAACTACTTGGTGCCTGCAGCAGAGCCTGTTCATTTGTGTGTTTCCCCTAGCTTGTTACTGTGTTTTCCCTAGCTATTCATGTGTTATGTCTGTTTCCCCGTTTGAGAGCGTTCATACGAACGGACCcccattcgtctcccgaacggggaACACCCCagtaccccattagaacgttcccaccaattaatcagaacattCGCACTtgtaacataagtgtgaaaccgcaacgtTCGCACTGGCAACAtagtgtgaaaccacaagggaagtaattaatgagtgctcccctgggtcgCCACCATTTCGCATAAACGAACGCCAACCAGGGGAAGCATCGTGGCCCAAAAGGAGCCGCTTCCTGTGGCGAAAGTGACAtagccactggtttttggaggggctgtttgccagcctcctaccctgtgactatggcccctgtgttaaaccctATTTGAAAGCACTATTTGTGCCTGTTGGGACTTGTAACAGGAACAATTCGAACTTTCGAAGCAgtacttcgaactcccgaactctCGAACTCCCGAAGCCATTCAAAAtggcattcgaacacgtggtggcggccatcttgatcgcatggaccaaaaccgtgaatagacttgagggggacttagccgcgaatgccctgaaagtattttcggcatgaaaagtTTGCGCTTCCCGGTCTGTttcccagcggcacttagctgcgattctatggaactattttcagccatgggaccatgcctgcggtcgataaaaactaagacttccataaaaaaaaacacctgaactgatttgggtgattttcggatatgttgatcagccagatcagggctatcaggggattttatgtgttttaaggtatttgggtttttttgtaaaaatgtgtgttttttgtgtttggagataattgagtttagtataccgcttgactcaattatctcctaagtaaaggggaaggcttattgtattgtatgtggggGTGTCATGCATTGTAAATCTGTTATTATTGGTCAGAGATTGTCCCCtgagttgtacccttcatctagtcttaACTGATGTTTGGGGAAGGGATTGCTGAACCACTGAATTTACTTGTATgctgttgtaacggatcgcctggcaccccgactgagtacctccgttaatggatgctcctagtgtttcctgaggactccaagcactctggcagacaccataatcaccgaatccgagaaacctttaaattctcccaagcgtatgactgctgtagaccattgaatacgaataggcttgtactcctagcagtcaactggaacagcatacaataaatccttcccccaataatgagacgacacatcactttgagggtaaaacaggaactctcgactggctcatccagcctggcttttattcacaaacaggtacatacaggacactcccagggggaggatgatattgaccaatcacatggatgtacctcccacacatttcctccccttagattaacacttaacccaattatacagtacacacttttccccaattcctggatgtaccccaaaaacagggggtacacctttaaggatagcccttattcaggggggaaacatatccaaaattcaagtcattcggatgaacagttcggcagatatgggtttccaaagatttgaccgaccgcatgggtaaagtatccgaaaacagttccatgcattttggccctgcggtcggtcacaaacaagggaatgaaaacagacgaattgcctgtgttatagagcctggagagggtttgaatgaattcccttgtttgtggggttctttctaccgaacggcgggtcattcggtagtttctatacgaattcctggaagtatggaggtctcagcggtgtttgcctagtcaagtgtccgattttagttccagacactcgacggcaaaacaccgctgttcggtagtttaagatggccgccgccacgtgtttgtttcccgaatggcggccacccagaggacaaagaatacattacactgattgccaattacccgtttgcaacattgttgcaaactgtaattggaggcacacttattcctgggtggtctggttgttcggtagtttcactcaatataatgaatggagtgattctaccgaacaatcaggtgaatgctgcatacatatcacccaggttaaacttaacacatgaatacatatacaatattacagacagcacactagaacatgcttcacagtcttaaagggacagtagtcccaaaagtcccaatgtgtccatagatgctgttaaaagggccagtagcagcaatatacagtacaatatgcccaaatataaatctttaactgtaccaattttccaggggccatagtcagcaggtaagaggcaggcagccaggcccctccaatgcccagtggcgaggtaggtTCCGCCACAGCTGTACTTTGGTTCCTGGGAATGTAGGaatcagctataatcactaaataCCTAGCAGTTTGGGAGGAACCGAACGAAGGGGAAATGGAATACCAGCGGTCGTTACAATATCTATATGTTGGGTTTGCCTTTTACATAATTCTTTTGTTAGAATCCCTTTTGTTAGAATTTATCCACCATCTTGGGGATTGGATTGTCATGGGACTGTCCCTAGATATGGGAATGGGTTTATCAGCATGTGTTCCCAGTCAGTGCTGGTAAATATGAGGCGAAAATCTGTGACGCCAAAAAGGTAGGATACACCATTTGGAAGGTACCTGAAGCTCCAGGTGAAGGCTTCTTGTGGTGTTCAATGTTGTTCTCCATGAGATCTGGCCCTCAGTTTCTCTTACCTTGTGTTAGCAAAATGTCGAAATGTTATTCTATCACAGTCACAGTCAGAGAGTTTGATTGACAAGAGTGGAACGGGCAGAAAGGATGGTAAAGCATAGTAAGTGAGCAGTAACTCATGCCTGTCAACTCCTGGACATACTTGTGATGAATGTATCTTCAACAATGTTTTCTATACAATAGTCGAAATTCCACAACAATATGCCGGGGGTGAAACACAGTTCTCCCAGGttaaaagtgagatttgtcagaaAGATTACAAATATTAATTATCCATACGTAGCTGATAAATGTATGAATCAATTCAATATAGAGTCAAATAAACTGGTAATGGCAGGGTGAAAATGTTACGAACCGAGGGTTGCAATGAGTTTGGCAACTATCATCAACCAAAGCAGGCAAGCAAGCATGAGGTACATTGCCACGGCTGCCTGTGTCCAAGCAGGTAACAGTTGTGATGTAAATATTGTATCCGAAGCACTCTTCAGGGAGAGGGGGTTATGAATTCTGTGTACAAATACATAGAGGCAGGATTGACTTTACTGGTGGACGGGGGAAGAGAGAAAACAGTTATAAAATGAAAGAGTCAATTGTGATCACTTTTTGGAAAAGGTCTGGAATGGATCAAATGACAATATACCCTATGTAACGTATCgatgggcaccccgactgggtacctccgttgaaggatgctcctagtacgaatgctctcaagcatatgaatgctgtaaacagctgaacaggaaaagcattcaatcagcttacactcctggcaatcagcatacaatccaattcccccaataacgagacgacacttcgttttgaggtcaaagcagaactaactgtactggcacatacagcctcttttattcccaatccacaaacttagtactgcccacagggttttacagagcaaccaatcaatacgtacaatacacacagacactcccacacaaaatcctcccctctgcctgtgatatgattactgaacacaatgggaaatataattatcacagacagagaaatacagttgtataaaacatatcacagggaccccaaaacatgcaataacaccataaaaattcacccagatccgttcagtagtttggaagataattactgtataatgtgtcccctgttgtatagtttaaaactactgcacgatgtctttgtgcaccaaataccgtcgagatggcaccgtgtataaaagtcacaacagtgtctgtgagttaaaatgggcgccatctcaccatgtgcttcatccattgttctcaccatgtgcctctgatacatgaaatggtggccacccagtaactccacagtatgtccccagatggttcttaaagggccagtagcagcataataaaatacaacatgcccaaatccgttcctagaagggcaatacatcccagggccatagttgcagggcaggaggctggcaagcagtcctctccaggcacaagtggcggggctggttccgccacaccctACAATACAGTAATCATCTGGACGGTGCTCATTATATTGGCCTTGGAAGGCTTTATTGAACGTACCAAAATTGGAGCCACTAAGCTTATGAAAATGTTCTGCAAGTGTTGCATTATGGGATATCCAGCGCAAGGAATTCTGGGTAGCACACATTCTCTACATTGTGGGAATTGTATAGCCACGTACAATGACACTCACCACTTCTTCTTTTGTTAGGTTGAATTTTATCTCAAGAAAGGCTGTGATCCGAAGGCAGACCCCTGCGCTTCCATTAACAATGAAATCCGGTGGGAATGGCACTGCagtggggtgctgtgtgctgtTAGTAGTGTGGTGCATCGTTGTATGAGGTGTACTTGTGTGGTTGGTGTGGCTCGTGGTATAGTGTGTACCAGGATGAGTGGTATGTTGTCTAGTTGTGTTATGTGTAGCAGGATGTGTAGTGTGTTGTGTAGTTGTATTGTGTGTAGTAGGGTGTGTAGTTGTATTGTGTGTTGTGGGATAGGTAGTGTGTTGTGTAGTTGTATTGTGTGTTGTGGGATAGGTAGTGTGTTGTGTAGTTGTATTGTGTGTTCTAGGGTGGGAAGTGTGATGTGTACTGCGGTGTGTGGTAGGGTGGGTCGTGTGTTGTGTAGTTGTGATGGGTGTTGTAGAGTGGGTAGTGTGATGTGTAGTATGGTGTGTAGTGTGTTGTGTAGTTGtgttgtgtgtggtggggtgGGTGGTGTGATGTGTAGTTGTGTGGTGTGTAGTGTGTTTTGCAGTTGtgttgtgtgtggtggggtgGGTCGTGTGATGTATAGTTGTGCGTTGTGTAGTAGGGTGGGTAGTGTGTTGTGTAGTTGTGTGTTTTTTAGTAGTTGTGCGCGGGCACATGTAGCAATTAGTAGTTACGTTCTGTGCATGGGGGATTGTTGGGGTGAACGATGTTTTGTATCCATCGCAAcctgaaatacaaaataaagaatatcagAGAGCACTAGTTGGAGAGACAGACTACTAAAGGGAAGCAGAGACTGGGGAAGATACATGAAACAGAGACATATTCAGCTACAGGTATACAGGCGATAACGGACAGTTAGTATTAGGTACTGGGAGAGCAGGAGTTATAGAGGAGATTGTATGAGATTAATATGAGGTACAGGGAGAGCTGGAGGGAAAGAGGAAATAATGGGAGGTTAATATGAGATACTGGGAGAGCTGGAGGCATAGAGTAGATAATAGGAGGTTAGTATGAGGTACTGGGAGAGATGGGGGGACAAAGGAGATAATGAGAGGTTCGTATAAGGTACTGGGAGAGCTGGAGGGACAGAGAAGATAATGAGAGGTTAGTATGGGGTACCGAGAGAGGGACAGAGGAAATAATGGAAATAATATGAGGTACTGGGAGAGCTGGAGGGATAGAGGAGATAATGGGAGATTAGTATGCAGTACTGGGACAGATGGAGAGACAAAGGAGATAATGGGAGATTAGTATGAGGTACTGGGAGTGCTGGAGGGACAGAGGAGATAATGAGAGATTAGTATGAAGTACTGGGAGAGATGGAGAGACAAAGGAGATAATGGGAGATTAGTATGAGGTACTGGGAGAGCTGGAGGGACAGAGAAGATAATGAGAGGTTAGTATGGGGTACCGAGAGAGGGACAGAAGAAATAATGGAAATAATATGAGGTGCTGGGAGAGCTGGAGGGATAGAGGAGATAATGGGAGATTAGTATGCAGTACTGGGACAGATGGAGAGACAAAGGAGATAATGAGAGGTTCGTATAAGGTACTGTGAGAGCTGGAGGGACAGAGGAGATAATGAGAGGTTAGTATGGGGTACCGAGAGAGGGACAGAGGAAATAATGGAAATAATATGAGGTACTGGGAGAGCTGGAGGGATAGAGGAGATAATGGGAGATTAGTATGCAGTACTGGGACAGATGGAGAGACAAAGGAGATAATGGGAGATTAGTATGAGGTACTGGGAGTGCTGGATGGACAGAGGAGATAATGGGAGATTAGTATGCAGTACTGGGAGAGCTGGAGGGACAGATAATGGGATGTTAGTTTGAGGTACTGAGAGAGCTGGAGGGACAGAGGAGATAATGGGAGATTAGTATGAGGTACTGGGAAAGCTGAAGGGACAGAAGACATAATGGTAGGTTAGCATGGGGTACCGAGAGAGCTGGAGGGACAGAGGAGATAATGGAAGGTTAGAATTCAGTACTGGGAGAGCTGGAGGGACAGAGGAGATAATGGGAGATTAGTATGCAGTACTGGGAGAGATGGAGAGACAAAGGAGATAATGGGAGATTAGTATGAGGTACTGGGAAAGCTGAAGGGACAGAGGAGATAATAGTAGGTTAGCATGGGGTACCGAGAGAGCTGGAAGGACAGAGGAGATAATGGGAGGTTAGTATGAGGTACTGAGAGAGATGGAAGGACAGAGGAGATAATGCGAGGTTAGTATAAGTTACTGGGATAGCAGAATGAACAAAGGAGATAATGGGAGGTTAGTATGAAGTACTGGGAGAGATGGGAAGAAAGAGGAGATAATGGGAGGTTAATATGAGGTACTAGGAGAGCTGAAGGGACAAAGGAGATAATGGGAGATTAGTATGAGGT
This Pelobates fuscus isolate aPelFus1 chromosome 3, aPelFus1.pri, whole genome shotgun sequence DNA region includes the following protein-coding sequences:
- the CD68 gene encoding macrosialin isoform X1: MEIVYFTIFSILCISGCDGYKTSFTPTIPHAQNVTTNCYMCPRTTTKKHTTTQHTTHPTTQRTTIHHTTHPTTHNTTAKHTTHHTTTHHTTHPTTHNTTTQHTTHHTTHHTTHSTTPITTTQHTTHPTTHRSTHHTSHPRTHNTTTQHTTYPTTHNTTTQHTTYPTTHNTTTHPTTHNTTTQHTTHPATHNTTRQHTTHPGTHYTTSHTNHTSTPHTTMHHTTNSTQHPTAVPFPPDFIVNGSAGVCLRITAFLEIKFNLTKEEVIQIPPPPATNVSGYCSEDHVNVTLYIPNLQLTLTFTKDKKFFFLEAVDIHVHMKEGKITSSVTEKDMVTPLGHSYTCHQFSVDFLKTALRLEATNITAQAFDLQGGHYGTAVDCSTKPPNMTIPIVIGVVLLILVLVVVLAYIFGRHRNRSGYQTL
- the CD68 gene encoding macrosialin isoform X4; this translates as MEIVYFTIFSILCISGCDGYKTSFTPTIPHAQNVTTNCYMCPRTTTKKHTTTQHTTHHTTHHTTTHHTTHPTTPITTTQHTTHPTTHRSTHHTSHPRTHNTTTQHTTYPTTHNTTTQHTTYPTTHNTTTHPTTHNTTTQHTTHPATHNTTRQHTTHPGTHYTTSHTNHTSTPHTTMHHTTNSTQHPTAVPFPPDFIVNGSAGVCLRITAFLEIKFNLTKEEVIQIPPPPATNVSGYCSEDHVNVTLYIPNLQLTLTFTKDKKFFFLEAVDIHVHMKEGKITSSVTEKDMVTPLGHSYTCHQFSVDFLKTALRLEATNITAQAFDLQGGHYGTAVDCSTKPPNMTIPIVIGVVLLILVLVVVLAYIFGRHRNRSGYQTL
- the CD68 gene encoding macrosialin isoform X2, which translates into the protein MEIVYFTIFSILCISGCDGYKTSFTPTIPHAQNVTTNCYMCPRTTTKKHTTTQHTTHPTTQRTTIHHTTHPTTHNTTAKHTTHHTTTHHTTHPTTHNTTTQHTTHHTTHHTTHSTTPITTTQHTTHPTTHRSTHHTSHPRTHNTTTQHTTYPTTHNTTTHPTTHNTTTQHTTHPATHNTTRQHTTHPGTHYTTSHTNHTSTPHTTMHHTTNSTQHPTAVPFPPDFIVNGSAGVCLRITAFLEIKFNLTKEEVIQIPPPPATNVSGYCSEDHVNVTLYIPNLQLTLTFTKDKKFFFLEAVDIHVHMKEGKITSSVTEKDMVTPLGHSYTCHQFSVDFLKTALRLEATNITAQAFDLQGGHYGTAVDCSTKPPNMTIPIVIGVVLLILVLVVVLAYIFGRHRNRSGYQTL
- the CD68 gene encoding macrosialin isoform X3 yields the protein MEIVYFTIFSILCISGCDGYKTSFTPTIPHAQNVTTNCYMCPRTTTKKHTTTQHTTHPTTQRTTIHHTTHPTTHNTTAKHTTHHTTTHHTTHPTTHNTTTQHTTHHTSHPRTHNTTTQHTTYPTTHNTTTQHTTYPTTHNTTTHPTTHNTTTQHTTHPATHNTTRQHTTHPGTHYTTSHTNHTSTPHTTMHHTTNSTQHPTAVPFPPDFIVNGSAGVCLRITAFLEIKFNLTKEEVIQIPPPPATNVSGYCSEDHVNVTLYIPNLQLTLTFTKDKKFFFLEAVDIHVHMKEGKITSSVTEKDMVTPLGHSYTCHQFSVDFLKTALRLEATNITAQAFDLQGGHYGTAVDCSTKPPNMTIPIVIGVVLLILVLVVVLAYIFGRHRNRSGYQTL